The Deltaproteobacteria bacterium genome includes a window with the following:
- a CDS encoding PIN domain-containing protein, translating into MTIFIDTSAFYAMLDRDDVNNQRAKDIWINLVETETPLITSNYILIETFALLQHRLGIAALQAFYSDVLSLVHQHWLDKEDHEAALAAILVAQKRDLSFVDTSSFQIMRRLGLNEVFTFDAHFSQHGFVIIS; encoded by the coding sequence ATTGATACCTCAGCATTTTATGCAATGCTTGATCGTGATGATGTAAATAACCAAAGAGCAAAAGATATTTGGATTAATCTTGTTGAGACTGAAACGCCACTTATAACTAGCAACTACATTTTAATCGAAACATTTGCTTTGCTTCAACATCGCCTGGGTATTGCAGCATTGCAAGCATTTTATAGTGATGTGTTATCGTTGGTGCATCAACATTGGCTTGACAAAGAAGACCATGAAGCTGCTTTAGCTGCGATATTAGTGGCACAAAAGCGTGATTTAAGTTTTGTTGATACATCTAGCTTTCAGATAATGCGTCGTTTAGGTTTAAATGAAGTATTTACTTTTGATGCCCACTTTTCTCAGCATGGGTTTGTTATTATTTCGTAA